Below is a window of Pyrobaculum aerophilum str. IM2 DNA.
GGCAGTAAAAACTTAAAAGTAAATGATGTTATAATAAACGTGGGGCAACGTCCTCCAATTCGCCGCATAGTTATAGACGCGGCAATCCCCACTAAGGGGATTACCATTGTGGACGTGGCTAAAGAACTTTACAAAGTAGAGGGGGTCAAGGCTGTGCGTATAACTGTTGACGACGTAGATGTAGACGTATTGGGTCTTGCCATAGTGGTAGAGGGCGTTGATATAGATTACAACGAACTGGAAGACGTCTTGG
It encodes the following:
- a CDS encoding DUF211 domain-containing protein, with protein sequence MGQRPPIRRIVIDAAIPTKGITIVDVAKELYKVEGVKAVRITVDDVDVDVLGLAIVVEGVDIDYNELEDVLEKVGGVVHSVDEVVVGEYIPEAGRTA